Proteins encoded together in one Pangasianodon hypophthalmus isolate fPanHyp1 chromosome 18, fPanHyp1.pri, whole genome shotgun sequence window:
- the slc37a3 gene encoding sugar phosphate exchanger 3, which yields MLPCCTFLSRYTHHHLVTFLLTFFSYVLLHASRKTFSNVKVSISAQWTPSVQNGSAPAFSPGETWEENRLFADAGEATLFLGALDTIFLFSYAVGLYISGIVGDRLDLRYVLSFGLCGSAVVEFVFGTLTEWLHFYNVYFYCCLWVLNGLLQSAVWPCVVAVMGNWFGKSGRGFVFGLWSACASVGNILGAFLASSVLKYGYEYAFLVTSVVQFAGGVVVFFGLLTSPKEVGLCEGPVTGLTTVERDTDSHRPLMSDNEEDEDEVVCDGGYYSIQRQDDEPEPQTKAIGFFQAFCLPGVLPYSLAYACLKLVNYSFFFWLPFYLSNNFSWKEAEADRLSVWYDVGGIIGGTVQGLISDFLGKRAPVLCISLLLAMGALVGYSHSPNDQIVNGVLLATTGFLIGGPSNMISSAISADLGRQEALQGSQEALATVTGIVDGTGSIGAAGGQYLVSLIESKLGWMWVFYFFILMTGLSIVFIIPLIVKEIRSMCRDSQARTHQL from the exons ATGCTTCCCTGCTGCACCTTCCTCTCACGCTACACCCACCATCACCTGGTCACCTTCCTCCTCACCTTTTTTAG CTATGTGTTGCTCCACGCCTCACGTAAGACTTTCAGCAATGTGAAAGTGAGCATCTCTGCACAGTGGACCCCTTCAGTGCAGAATGGCAGCGCTCCTGCTTTTTCCCCTGGAGAG ACGTGGGAAGAGAATCGGCTGTTTGCAGATGCTGGGGAGGCCACGCTGTTTCTGGGTGCCTTGGACACCATATTTCTCTTCTCTTATGCCGTG GGTTTGTATATTAGTGGCATCGTAGGTGACCGTCTGGACCTTCGTTACGTTCTGTCTTTTGGGCTGTGTGGCTCAGCTGTGGTG GAGTTTGTTTTTGGCACTCTGACAGAATGGCTGCATTTTTATAACGTGTATTTCTACTGCTGTCTGTGGGTGCTAAACGGCCTGTTGCAGTCTGCAGTATGGCCCTGTGTGGTGGCCGTCATGGGCAACTGGTTTGGCAAATCtgg CCGAGGCTTTGTGTTCGGCTTGTGGAGTGCGTGTGCATCAGTGGGGAATATTCTAGGAGCGTTCCTGGCCTCCAGTGTTCTGAAGTATGGCTATGAG tACGCTTTCCTGGTGACATCAGTGGTGCAGTTTGCAGGTGGAGTAGTCGTGTTTTTCGGTCTGCTCACCTCCCCAAAGGAAGTGG gtcTGTGCGAAGGCCCTGTAACAGGTCTAACAACAGTGGAGAGAGACACGGACAGTCATCGGCCACTCATGAGTGAcaatgaggaggatgaggatgaagtggtgtgtgatggaggatACTACTCCATACAAAGGCAGGATGATGAGCCTGAGCCCCAAACCAAAGCCATTGGCTTCTTCCAGGCCTTCTGTCTACCAGGAGTCTTACCT TACTCTCTTGCCTACGCTTGCCTGAAACTGGTGAACTActccttcttcttttggctgccaTTTTATCTGAGCAACAACTTTAGCTGGAAGGAGGCAGAAGCAGACCGGCTGTCTGTGTGGTATGACGTAGGGGGGATCATCG gaGGAACAGTACAGGGTCTGATCTCTGACTTCCTGGGGAAAAGAGCTCCTGTGCTGTGCATTAGTTTGCTGCTAGCTATGGGAGCTCTAGTGGGATATAGCC aCTCTCCAAATGACCAGATTGTGAATGGAGTTCTCTTAGCAACTACAG GTTTCCTCATTGGTGGACCGTCTAACATGATAAGCTCAGCAATCTCAGCAGACCTGGGTCGGCAGGAAGCTCTGCAGGGGAGTCAGGAGGCTCTGGCCACTGTCACAGGCATAGTGGATGGAACTGGTAGCATCGGGGCTGCTGGAGGGCAG TACCTGGTATCACTCATCGAGAGCAAATTAGGATGGATGTGGGTCTTCTACTTCTTCATACTCATG ACGGGACTCAGCATCGTATTCATCATACCTCTTATTGTTAAAGAGATCCGCTCCATGTGCAGAGACAGTCAAGCAAGGACACACCAGCTGTGA